One window from the genome of Tolypothrix sp. NIES-4075 encodes:
- a CDS encoding DegT/DnrJ/EryC1/StrS family aminotransferase, with translation MIQSINSVPAFDNKQQYSTIEAEVSAAVLELLASGRYIGGSVVASFEQQFAAYHGVNQCVSCNSGTDALYLALRALGIGSGDEVITTPFTFIATSEVVCAVGAKPVFVDIDATTYNLDLQQIAAAITPKTKAIIPVHLFGQPVDMTALMDLAKVHNLIVIEDCAQSTGASWAGQRVGSIGHIGCFSFYPTKNLGGCGDGGAITTNDPEIAAKLRVLKEHGSRTRYIHEETGVNSRLDALQAAILQIKLRYLDTWNNQRRAIAQRYHQLLTSIPGIIPPQELTGGSGVWNQYTILVLSEGRNGISAKHRDWVRDSLQSLGVSTMIYYPHPLHLQPVYQSLGYQPGQLPVAEQTCNEVLSLPMFPELSQQQQDQVIYALKDCLA, from the coding sequence ATGATCCAAAGCATAAATTCTGTCCCTGCCTTTGATAACAAGCAGCAATACAGCACCATTGAAGCAGAAGTGAGTGCGGCTGTTTTAGAACTTTTGGCTTCTGGACGTTATATAGGCGGTTCTGTAGTTGCCAGCTTTGAGCAACAGTTTGCCGCTTATCATGGTGTGAATCAATGTGTAAGTTGTAACTCTGGGACTGATGCACTCTACTTAGCTTTACGAGCCTTGGGAATTGGTTCGGGGGACGAAGTGATTACAACACCTTTTACTTTTATTGCGACATCAGAAGTTGTCTGCGCTGTGGGTGCAAAGCCAGTTTTCGTTGATATTGACGCTACTACCTATAATTTAGATTTGCAGCAAATAGCAGCGGCAATTACACCAAAAACAAAGGCAATTATCCCAGTTCATTTGTTTGGACAACCTGTGGATATGACTGCTTTGATGGATTTAGCCAAAGTTCACAATCTCATAGTAATTGAAGATTGCGCTCAATCTACAGGCGCAAGTTGGGCAGGGCAAAGAGTAGGAAGCATTGGACACATCGGTTGCTTTAGTTTCTACCCAACTAAAAATCTTGGTGGTTGCGGTGATGGGGGAGCGATAACAACTAATGATCCAGAAATTGCGGCAAAATTGCGAGTATTAAAAGAACATGGTAGTAGAACTCGCTATATTCACGAAGAAACAGGTGTAAATAGTCGCTTGGATGCTTTACAAGCCGCTATTCTTCAGATTAAACTACGTTATCTTGATACTTGGAATAATCAGAGACGAGCGATCGCCCAACGTTACCATCAGTTACTCACATCAATTCCTGGTATCATCCCCCCTCAAGAATTAACTGGTGGTTCAGGGGTTTGGAATCAATACACAATTCTTGTATTATCTGAAGGGCGAAATGGTATTAGCGCCAAACATCGCGACTGGGTTCGCGACTCTTTGCAATCTTTGGGTGTAAGTACAATGATTTACTATCCCCACCCTTTGCATTTACAGCCAGTTTATCAAAGCCTGGGCTATCAACCAGGACAATTGCCTGTTGCAGAACAAACCTGCAATGAGGTTTTATCTTTGCCCATGTTCCCAGAACTTTCACAACAACAGCAAGATCAGGTAATTTATGCCTTGAAGGATTGTTTGGCGTAA
- a CDS encoding ABC transporter permease, whose translation MQDLIKLDLVDLVMAVGLMAIAIGLSALSRLGLELNLALATGRTILQLLVLGYVLDFIFAFNNPWAVLGILAIMLTIAAIVARNRISQKIPQVLPLVWGAIFISTFITLFYTNFLIIQPDRWYEPQYLVPLGGIILGNAMNAAAIAGERLVSTINSSHLEIETHLSLGATPMQAITQYRKDAIKAGLIPTLNQMTLIGMVALPPITTGQLLGGVRPLDAVSYEILIIFAIAFTNLLTTLLITRGLCRQFFNSTAQLVR comes from the coding sequence ATGCAGGATTTAATCAAGTTGGATTTGGTTGATTTGGTTATGGCTGTGGGATTAATGGCGATCGCCATTGGTTTATCTGCGCTTTCGAGACTAGGACTAGAATTAAACTTAGCCCTCGCTACCGGGAGAACCATCCTACAACTACTTGTGTTGGGATACGTTTTAGACTTCATCTTTGCTTTTAATAACCCTTGGGCAGTTTTGGGGATTTTGGCAATAATGCTGACGATAGCAGCGATTGTCGCACGAAATCGCATCAGTCAGAAAATACCTCAGGTTTTGCCATTAGTCTGGGGAGCAATTTTCATCAGCACTTTTATCACACTGTTTTACACCAACTTCTTAATTATTCAACCAGATAGATGGTATGAACCGCAGTATTTGGTTCCTTTGGGGGGGATAATCTTAGGTAATGCCATGAATGCAGCAGCGATCGCCGGGGAACGCCTTGTTAGTACGATTAACTCCAGCCACCTAGAAATTGAAACCCACCTAAGCTTAGGGGCAACACCTATGCAAGCAATTACTCAATACCGCAAAGACGCCATCAAAGCCGGATTAATTCCCACTTTAAATCAGATGACGCTTATTGGTATGGTCGCACTACCACCAATCACCACCGGACAGTTGCTAGGTGGAGTTAGACCCCTTGATGCTGTATCATACGAAATTTTGATTATATTCGCGATCGCCTTCACCAACTTGCTGACAACTCTGTTAATTACTCGCGGTTTGTGTCGCCAGTTTTTTAACTCCACCGCACAGCTGGTGAGGTGA
- a CDS encoding succinate--CoA ligase subunit beta, giving the protein MDLLEYQVKEWFGNIGIPVLPSQRIDHPTDLKRLKIRYPIVLKSQVHAQERAKAGGVRFVETTIDAIAAAQNIFNLPILGELPEVLLAESKYDADQEYYLAVVLDTALCRPVLLGGKEANIDWELAVEKIQHVVVEQEFSPYYARRLALKMGLQGAMMQSISTVMEKMYQLFVEKDLDLVEINPLGVSSSGSVMALNGNIRVNERAIARHPDMAAMAEKIANRHPGNQTNGHLRDWDGIEMHGKIGILGNGAGSVMATLDLVANAGGKPGICLNLRHAFPTDTPATTFSDRLTKSLKILAADTSIQVVLINLLGTIPQPPEVAEIILAFLQHGKSELKPHVLRSNGNKSRRENNFPRFVIRLGGSDLNTTRDYLATIETESDALIVVENLDEAVAEAVHLAKSYRKF; this is encoded by the coding sequence ATGGATTTATTAGAGTATCAAGTAAAAGAATGGTTTGGAAATATAGGCATTCCCGTATTGCCATCGCAACGAATTGACCATCCGACAGATTTAAAACGTTTAAAAATCCGTTATCCGATTGTACTAAAATCTCAAGTACATGCCCAAGAACGGGCAAAAGCTGGTGGAGTCAGATTTGTAGAGACTACCATTGATGCGATCGCCGCCGCGCAAAATATCTTCAATTTGCCGATTTTAGGCGAGTTACCAGAAGTTTTGCTAGCAGAATCGAAATACGATGCCGATCAAGAATATTATTTAGCAGTAGTATTAGATACCGCTCTTTGCCGACCGGTTCTTTTAGGTGGTAAAGAAGCGAACATAGATTGGGAATTAGCAGTCGAGAAAATACAACACGTAGTTGTTGAACAAGAATTCTCGCCATATTATGCGCGAAGATTAGCTTTAAAAATGGGTTTGCAGGGTGCGATGATGCAATCGATCAGCACCGTGATGGAAAAAATGTATCAGTTATTTGTAGAAAAAGACCTGGATTTAGTGGAAATTAATCCTTTGGGGGTGAGTTCCTCTGGAAGCGTGATGGCGCTTAATGGTAATATTAGAGTCAACGAACGAGCGATCGCTCGTCATCCCGATATGGCAGCGATGGCTGAAAAAATAGCCAACCGTCATCCCGGTAATCAAACAAATGGGCATTTGCGTGATTGGGATGGAATAGAAATGCATGGTAAAATCGGCATCTTGGGTAATGGTGCTGGTTCAGTAATGGCAACTTTAGATTTAGTCGCTAATGCTGGGGGTAAGCCTGGTATTTGTTTGAATCTGCGCCATGCTTTTCCCACAGACACTCCCGCGACTACTTTTAGCGATCGCCTAACAAAAAGTTTGAAAATTTTGGCGGCTGATACAAGCATTCAAGTTGTCCTCATTAACCTTTTGGGTACCATTCCTCAGCCTCCTGAAGTCGCTGAAATTATTCTGGCGTTTTTGCAACACGGCAAAAGCGAACTCAAACCACATGTGTTACGCTCTAATGGTAATAAAAGCCGCCGAGAAAATAACTTTCCGCGCTTTGTTATCCGTCTTGGGGGTTCTGATTTAAATACAACCAGAGATTATTTAGCAACAATAGAAACTGAGAGCGATGCGCTCATAGTAGTAGAAAATTTAGATGAGGCGGTAGCCGAAGCCGTTCATCTTGCCAAATCTTATAGAAAGTTTTGA
- a CDS encoding succinate--CoA ligase subunit alpha → MNLTPDSKVLIQGFSEFISATHIAQMKAYGTNLVAGVNPGYGGQELHDLLVLDLVEEAVAEFGQIDTTIICVHPYQVLDAALEAIASDIRQLIIISAGVPPLDMVELLRKAEAKETVVVGPNSPGIIVPGKILLGTQPSEFYNPGLVGIVSRSSTLTYEIAWELTKADLGQSISVSIGSDAIVGSSFLQWLQILDEDENTEAIVIVGQPGGGSEEIAARYIAEAIDKPVIAYIAGTQAPPGKHWRQTGTLAAVIGRDPDFGTAKSKLAAFKKANVPVAERPSQIPELVKKALK, encoded by the coding sequence ATGAACTTAACGCCAGACAGCAAAGTGTTAATTCAAGGCTTCAGTGAATTCATCTCAGCAACTCATATTGCTCAAATGAAAGCTTATGGCACGAATTTGGTAGCTGGTGTGAATCCTGGATATGGTGGACAGGAACTGCACGATTTGCTGGTACTTGACTTAGTAGAGGAAGCGGTAGCGGAATTTGGGCAAATTGATACTACAATTATTTGCGTACACCCTTACCAAGTGCTGGATGCAGCATTGGAAGCGATCGCATCTGATATCCGCCAATTAATTATCATCTCCGCAGGAGTGCCACCTTTGGATATGGTGGAATTACTTCGCAAAGCCGAAGCTAAAGAAACTGTGGTTGTCGGACCAAATAGTCCAGGAATCATCGTCCCCGGCAAAATTCTCTTAGGTACTCAACCAAGTGAATTTTATAATCCAGGACTAGTGGGAATCGTCAGTCGTAGCAGCACCCTGACCTATGAAATCGCTTGGGAATTAACAAAAGCTGATTTGGGGCAATCGATAAGTGTGAGTATTGGTAGTGACGCGATCGTGGGTTCATCTTTTTTGCAATGGCTGCAAATTCTGGATGAAGATGAAAATACAGAAGCGATCGTTATAGTTGGTCAACCTGGTGGAGGTAGCGAAGAAATTGCAGCGCGATACATTGCTGAGGCTATTGATAAACCGGTTATTGCTTATATCGCCGGTACACAAGCACCACCAGGAAAACATTGGCGTCAAACTGGGACTTTAGCAGCTGTTATCGGACGCGATCCTGACTTTGGCACAGCAAAAAGTAAATTAGCCGCTTTCAAAAAAGCAAATGTACCAGTAGCCGAACGTCCTTCTCAAATTCCAGAATTAGTCAAAAAGGCATTGAAATAA
- a CDS encoding CoA-acylating methylmalonate-semialdehyde dehydrogenase produces MNTIPTLHNYINGQWSGSSATEYLEVINPATIEILAKVPLSPASEVNQAADAAASAFVTWRRTPPPERVQYLFKLKNLLEEHFEDLARTITLECGKTLAESKGEMRRAIENVEVACGIPMMMQGTNLEDVAKGIDEMMIRQPLGVAAVICPFNFPGMIPFWFLPYAIACGNTYIVKPSEKVPLTMQKIFQLLEQTGLPKGVINLINGGKEAVDAILDHPKIRAISFVGSTPVAKYIYSRGAANGKRLQCQGGAKNPIIVLPDADIAMTTRIAADSAFGCAGQRCLAASIAVTVGEARHTFTEAIAETAKNRIVGNGLDQGVEMGPVIDVRSKTRIESLIEKGANQGAKLLVDGRSPQITGYKDGNFIRPTILQNVDPVGEIARTEIFGPVLSLIHLNSIEEAIALVNSGQYGNMACLFTTSGAAARKFRYEAEAGNIGINIGVAAPMAFFPFSGWKESFFGDLHGQSNHAVEFFTQTKVVVERWRDEWARQF; encoded by the coding sequence ATGAATACTATTCCCACTTTACACAATTACATTAATGGTCAGTGGTCTGGATCTAGTGCTACAGAATACTTAGAAGTTATTAACCCAGCGACGATAGAAATACTGGCTAAAGTCCCTTTATCGCCTGCATCTGAAGTCAATCAAGCTGCTGATGCGGCAGCGTCCGCATTTGTAACATGGCGACGCACTCCACCACCGGAACGGGTGCAATATTTATTTAAACTCAAGAATCTGTTAGAAGAACATTTTGAAGATTTGGCACGGACGATTACTTTAGAATGTGGTAAAACGTTGGCTGAGTCTAAAGGTGAAATGCGCCGTGCCATTGAAAATGTAGAAGTTGCCTGCGGTATACCGATGATGATGCAGGGAACTAATTTAGAAGACGTGGCAAAGGGCATTGATGAAATGATGATTCGGCAACCTTTAGGAGTTGCTGCGGTGATTTGTCCTTTCAACTTTCCGGGGATGATTCCATTTTGGTTTTTGCCATATGCGATCGCCTGCGGGAATACCTACATTGTCAAGCCTTCGGAAAAAGTACCGCTAACTATGCAAAAAATCTTTCAGCTTCTCGAACAAACAGGTTTGCCCAAGGGTGTAATTAACTTAATCAACGGTGGTAAAGAAGCTGTAGATGCAATTTTAGATCATCCGAAAATTCGCGCAATTAGTTTTGTTGGTTCTACACCAGTCGCTAAATATATTTACAGTCGTGGGGCAGCAAACGGAAAACGTCTTCAATGTCAAGGGGGCGCGAAAAATCCAATTATAGTCTTGCCGGATGCAGATATAGCAATGACTACCCGAATTGCGGCTGATAGTGCTTTTGGTTGTGCGGGACAACGTTGTTTAGCGGCTTCAATTGCGGTGACAGTGGGAGAAGCACGTCATACATTTACAGAAGCGATCGCCGAAACTGCAAAAAACCGGATTGTCGGTAACGGTTTAGACCAAGGCGTAGAAATGGGACCAGTAATTGATGTCCGCAGCAAAACGCGGATTGAAAGTTTAATTGAAAAAGGAGCAAATCAAGGGGCAAAGTTATTAGTAGATGGTCGCAGTCCTCAGATTACAGGCTATAAAGATGGTAACTTTATTCGCCCAACGATTTTGCAAAATGTAGATCCAGTTGGTGAAATTGCCCGCACAGAAATTTTTGGTCCCGTGCTGAGTTTAATTCATTTGAATAGTATTGAGGAAGCGATCGCTTTAGTTAATAGCGGTCAATACGGCAACATGGCTTGTTTATTTACTACCAGTGGCGCAGCAGCTCGTAAATTCCGCTACGAGGCAGAAGCTGGTAATATCGGCATTAACATTGGTGTCGCCGCACCTATGGCATTTTTCCCCTTTAGCGGTTGGAAAGAAAGCTTTTTTGGTGACTTACACGGGCAAAGCAATCACGCAGTAGAATTTTTTACTCAAACTAAAGTAGTAGTTGAACGCTGGCGCGATGAATGGGCGCGGCAGTTTTAA
- the nadC gene encoding carboxylating nicotinate-nucleotide diphosphorylase: protein MKISTPVLPPFLILDQLLQSWLIEDIGRGDRTTQSLLSENITEGQAKWVAKASGVIAGLPIAARVFQLLNQKVSFVAVASEGQQCEPGEVIAQMQGSLDTLLMGERVALNLAMRLSGIATLTRRYTAEIADLPAQLVDTRKTTPGLRILEKYATQVGGAINHRMGLDDAVMIKDNHIAAAGGIGEAINRVRSQIPYPLTIEVETENLDQVKEALDHKADIIMLDNMSLDLMREAVQVIRHLDNRVKIEASGNVTLETLRAIAQTGVDYISSSAPITQSKWLDLSMRIK, encoded by the coding sequence ATGAAAATTTCCACACCCGTATTACCGCCATTTCTGATATTAGATCAATTGTTACAAAGCTGGTTAATCGAAGATATTGGTAGAGGCGATCGCACAACTCAAAGCCTTTTATCTGAGAATATAACAGAAGGACAAGCTAAATGGGTGGCGAAAGCATCAGGAGTGATAGCCGGCTTACCAATAGCTGCAAGAGTCTTTCAACTTTTAAACCAAAAAGTTAGCTTTGTGGCTGTTGCATCCGAAGGACAACAGTGCGAACCTGGGGAAGTAATAGCACAAATGCAAGGTTCACTAGATACATTATTAATGGGCGAAAGGGTTGCTCTCAACTTAGCAATGCGTCTAAGTGGTATCGCTACTCTAACTCGTAGATATACAGCGGAAATAGCCGATTTACCCGCTCAGTTAGTTGATACGCGCAAAACGACACCAGGCTTAAGGATTTTAGAGAAGTATGCAACCCAGGTGGGAGGTGCAATAAATCACCGCATGGGCTTGGATGATGCAGTAATGATTAAAGATAATCATATCGCGGCAGCGGGAGGAATTGGCGAAGCAATTAACCGCGTCCGTTCTCAAATTCCATATCCTTTAACAATAGAAGTAGAAACGGAAAATTTAGACCAAGTGAAAGAAGCCTTAGATCACAAAGCTGATATTATTATGTTGGATAATATGTCTCTTGATTTGATGCGTGAGGCGGTGCAGGTAATTCGTCACCTAGATAACCGCGTGAAAATTGAAGCTTCAGGTAATGTGACTTTAGAAACTCTTCGCGCTATAGCTCAGACGGGTGTAGATTATATTTCCAGCAGTGCGCCGATTACGCAGTCAAAGTGGTTAGATTTGAGTATGAGAATTAAATAA